The following DNA comes from Mucisphaera calidilacus.
GACGTCGTCGCCCGGGTTCCAGCCGAGGAGGGCGAGGTAGTTGAGCAGGGGTTCGGGGAGGTAGCCGCTGTGGCGGAAGTCGGCCACGTTGATTTCGGGCAAATTCGCTTTGAGATAGATTGCGATCAGCTGTGCAACGTAGAGGCTGTCATTTTCTTTGTTGAGGAATGCATCGATTTCCTCTTGTGTAACCTCTTTGTCGTAATAGATTTTAAATCTGTCACTGAACTGATTCGTGCCGGGGATATGCTTTAGACCTCTTCTCGTGGCCTCTCGCCTTGATTGACGTACCCTGTCACCTCTAGCGTTTGGGTCGTCGATTTCTTGAATGGCCTGAATTATCTCTTTTCGGTGTTCATTCTTTTCGAGTGCTAGTTTTCGGGCGGTTTTGGCCTTGTCGCGTTTGGACATCTTGGAGCCGTCGGGGTTCATGATGGAGGGGAGGTGTGCGTAGACGGGTCGTGCGTAGGTGGTGGTGTCGCCTGTGATCTCGGCGAGGGCGTCGACGATGGCGACGTGCTTGGGTGTGTTGGCGAGGTGTTCCTGACCGCGGATGACGTGGGAGATGCGCATGAGGGCGTCGTCGACGGTGACGGCGAGGTGGAAGGTGGGGAAGGCCTTGCCTTGAGCGTCGGGTGCCTTGCGGATGACGAAGTCTTCGAGGTCGTCGGCTTTGACGGTGATGTCGCCATAGACGGCATCGGTGAAGCTGATGTCGCGGTCCATGCGGAAGCGGACGATCTCGGGTTCGTCGTCGGGGACGTAGGCGAAGCCGGCGTTGATGAGTTTGTCGATGTGGTCGTTGTAGATGTCGAGCCGTTCGGACTGGCGGTAGGGGCCGTGGCTGCCCTGGTCGGCGTCGGTTTCGGTGGGGTTGTCGGTTGCGGGTCCCTCGTCCCAGTCGAGGCCGAGCCACCGGAGGTCGCGGACGATGTCGATGAGGGATTCGTCGGAGGATCGTTTGCGGTCGGTGTCTTCGATGCGGAGGACGAATTGTCCGTGGTGTTTTCGTGCGTAGGCCCAGGCGAAGAGGGCGGTCCGGACGCCTCCGATGTGGAGGGCGCCGGTGGGCGAGGGTGCGAAGCGTGTTCGGACGGGTTTGGATGATGGGGTTTGATTCATATCGCCGATTCTAACGGTCGGCGGGAGCGAGCGGCGTGCGTGGGAGGGCGAGCTATGGGAGACTGTGATTTATGACCCAGACCGAAGAACGAGCGTTGAATTTCATCGAGCAGGCGATTGAGGAGCACAACCGCGTGGGGCGGTTTGGCGGGGCGGTGGTGACGCGTTTTCCGCCTGAGCCGAACGGTTTTCTGCACATCGGGCACGCGAAGGCGATCTGCATCGATTTTGGTCTGGCGGCGAAGTATGGGGGTCGTTGTCACCTGCGTTTTGACGACACGAACCCGGCGAAGGAGGAGCAGGCGTACATCGACGCGATCCGGGAGGACGTGCGTTGGCTGGGTTTTGACTGGGGGGAGCACGAGTATTACGCGAGTGATTATTTCGAGCAGTTGTACCTGTGGGCGGAGCGGTTGATCGAGGCGGGGCAGGCGTATGTTGAGGACCTCTCGATGGAGGAGATCCGGGCGCATCGCGGGACGCTGACGGAGCCGGGTCGGCCGAGCCCGTACCGTGATCGTTCGGTGGAGGAGAACCTGGATTTGTTCCGGCGGATGCGTGCGGGTGAGTTTCCCAACGGGGCGCGGGTGCTGCGTGCGAAGATCGACATGGCGTCGCCTAACCTGAACCTTCGCGACCCGGTGATGTACCGGATTCTGCACGAGGCGCACCCGCGGACGGGTGATGCGTGGTGTCTTTACCCGATGTACGACTGGGCGCATGGCCAGAGTGATTCGATCGAGGGCGTGACGCACTCGCTTTGTTCGCTGGAGTTCGAGGCGCACCGTCCGCTGTACGAGTGGTTCGTGGAGCGGCTTGGGATTCACGCGCCGCAGCAGATGGAGTTTGCGCGGGGGAACATCACATACATGATCACGTCGAAGCGCAAGCTTCGTCGGCTGATTGACGAGGGGATCGTGTCGGGCTGGGACGATCCGCGGATGCCGACGCTCCGGGGGATGCGTCGCCGGGGTTACACGCCTGAGGCGATTCGTCGTTTCTGGGACGAGGCGGGCGTGGCGAAGCGTGTGAACAACATCGCGTTTTCGAAGCTCGAATCGGTATTGCGTGACGACTTGAACAAGCGGTCGCAGCGTCGGATGGCGGTTCTGGACCCGATCCGCGTGGTGATCACGAATTACCCGGAGGGTCAGGTGGAGATGATGTCGGTGGTGAACAATCCGGAGGATCCGGGTGCGGGTAGGCGTGAGGTGCCGTTCTCGGGTGCGTTGTTCATCGAGCGTGACGACTTCATGGAGGACCCGCCGAAGAAGTTCTTCCGCCTGGGGCCGGGCCGCGAGGTGCGGCTGCGGAGCGGGTACTGGATCCGCTGTGAGGATTATGTAAAGGATGCGGAGGGGAAGGTGACGGAGCTTCGGTGCACGTACGACCCTCAGACGCGTGGCGGCGAGAGCCCGCCTGCGGATGCGGAGGGGAAGGTTCGGAAGGTGAAGGGGACGCTTCACTGGGTGAGTGCGGCGCACGCGGTGGATGCGGAGGTGCGTGTTTACGACCACCTGTTTACGCGGGAGAACCCGGAAGAGGGTGAGTTGGCGGAGAACGTGAACCCGGATTCGCTGCGCGTGCTGACCGGTTGCAAGCTGGAGCCGGCGTTGTCGGAGGCGGGAGTGGGTGAGCCGGTTCAGTTCGAGCGACTGGGATACTTCACGAAGGACCCGGATTCGTCGGCGGGAGGTCTGGTGTTCAACCGGACGGCGACGCTGAAGGATTCGTGGGCGAAGGCTCAGAAGAAGGGTTGAGTTCGCGGGTCATGTTGATGACGCTTTTGAAGGGGAAGAAGCGTTTGAGGGCGCCGAGGTGTTCGGTCTTGGAGGTGGTGAATCCGTTGCGTTCGTAGAGCGCCTGGGCGCGGGGGTTGGTGTCGATCACGCTGATGCTCATCTGTGTTTTTCCGAGTTCGCGGGCGCGTTGTTCGGCGGCGTCGAGGAGCATGGTGCCGATGCCCTGGCCGCGTGCGTCCTCGTGGACGACGAGGCTGTCGACGAGGAGCCCGTTGCTGCGGTTCATGCTGTCGAGGATGAGCAGGCCGAGGATGCGTAGGGGTGCTGAGATGCCGTACTCGTTCCAGAAGCGTTTGAGGGTGAGGTTGCGGTTGATGATGCCCCTGCCGTCGGCCTTGTAGCCAGCGACGCCCAGGAGTTGGTCGTCGCGGAGCGCGATGATGGCGCGGTCGGGCTCGAAGGCGGGTGTGAGGAAGGCGGTGGCTCTGGGGATGTCGCCGAGGATTGGCGTGATTTTCTCGTGGAGGGCTCGGCAGAAGAGTGCTGCTGCGGCGGGGGTGTGCCGGGGCGTGAGGCCGTGCTGGATGGTGATGCTCATGGGGGTTGGTCTGGGGTGGTGGTGGAAGATTACGCGGTCATGTGCTGGAGGAGTGTTTGGGTGAGGATCATGAGGCGGAGTGGGTTGTGTTCGAGTGGGACGAGGCCGTATCGGGTGTAGAAGTTGGCGGCGTTGTCGTCGACGGCGTCGACGATGAGTGCGAAGGTGCCGATTTCGCGTGAGGCTCTGAGGACGGTCGAGAAGGCGTGGAAGAGGAGGATTTCGCCGAGGTGCCGGCCCTGATGGCGGCGGTCGACGGCGAGCCGTCCGAGCAGGGAGCAGGGGACGGGGTGTCGTGGGAGGCGTTTTCGGATTCGGTGGGGGAGGGACTGGGTGTCGAGGGCGTGCTGGCTGATGGCGTAGAAGCCTGTGATGGGGCCGTTGGGTTGTTCGACGGCGACCCAGTGTTTGGCGAGCCGGTTGCGTTCGTACTGGCCAAGGTGTCTGGCGGCGTAGGTGTTGAGGTCGGGGTGGCCGCAGTCGAAGGCTGAGCGGTCGTGACTGGCGTAGGGCTCAATGATCATCCTGTGTGCTCTGCCAGTGTTTGAATCGGTTGAGGCCTTGCTTGAACTCGGAGGTGGCCTCCTGCTCGGCCATTTTGAAGAGCTTGTCCATGTCGCGTGCGGTGACGGCGATGAGGTTATTTTCGTAGAGGGACTGGCGTGCGGCCTCGACGGCGACGCGTCGGACGAAGTCGCTGACGCTCTGGCTGCAGTGGTCGGCGGCGAGGGCGAGGAGGGCCTTGTCTTCTTCGGAAAGTCGGAATTCCATGCGGGCGTTGGAGGTGGTCATGGTGCGGCTCCGATCGTACGGAAAATTGACGTACATTTTATCGTTCTCAGGTATATCAAGCTTAATCTCGGGGTCTTGATCGTCAAGAGGTTGGCGGAGAATGTGTACGGATATTTTACGTACTTTCAAGCCGGTTGACAGGCCGTCTTGTTCGCATTATGTTAGGTTTATGTCCAGTGGTGAAGACAAGCTCCCGGCGGAGGATTGTTCGGGATCATCGGGGCCGAGGCTGCGTTGGAGGGGGCGTGGCTCGGCCCTGAACCCGGGCAACCGTTTTGAGGGGCGTGAGGTGGAGGCGGATGGTGAGACGCTGGACGCGGACCTTGCGGAGCAGACGGGTGAGGCGATGGCTCGGCATGGTGCGTGTCTGGGCGGGGTGTTGAAGGATGAGGGGGGGCGGACGCTGCCGCTGCGTGTGGTGGAAACGGAGGTTTTCGAGGATGACACGAAATCGATTCTGAATCGCGTGAACTCGCCGGACCTGAATTTCCGGTGGACGCTGAACCCGTACCGGGGTTGTGAGCACGGGTGTGTTTACTGCTATGCGCGGCCGGACCACGAGTACCTTGGGTTTTCGTCGGGTCTGGATTTTGAGACGAAGATCGTGGCGAAGCCTCGGGCGGCGGCGTTGCTGCGGGCGTCGCTGGGGCGTTCGAGTTGGATCGCGGAGCCGATCGCGTTGTCGGGGGACACGGATTGTTATCAGCCGCTGGAGGCGAAGCTGCGTCTGACGCGTGCGTGCCTGGAGGTGATGGCGGAGGCCCGCCAGCCGGTGTCGGTGATCACCAAGAGTCGTCTGGTGCTGCGTGATGTGGATCTGTTGTCGTC
Coding sequences within:
- a CDS encoding GNAT family N-acetyltransferase, with translation MSITIQHGLTPRHTPAAAALFCRALHEKITPILGDIPRATAFLTPAFEPDRAIIALRDDQLLGVAGYKADGRGIINRNLTLKRFWNEYGISAPLRILGLLILDSMNRSNGLLVDSLVVHEDARGQGIGTMLLDAAEQRARELGKTQMSISVIDTNPRAQALYERNGFTTSKTEHLGALKRFFPFKSVINMTRELNPSSEPSPTNPSASPSG
- a CDS encoding glutamate--tRNA ligase, encoding MNQTPSSKPVRTRFAPSPTGALHIGGVRTALFAWAYARKHHGQFVLRIEDTDRKRSSDESLIDIVRDLRWLGLDWDEGPATDNPTETDADQGSHGPYRQSERLDIYNDHIDKLINAGFAYVPDDEPEIVRFRMDRDISFTDAVYGDITVKADDLEDFVIRKAPDAQGKAFPTFHLAVTVDDALMRISHVIRGQEHLANTPKHVAIVDALAEITGDTTTYARPVYAHLPSIMNPDGSKMSKRDKAKTARKLALEKNEHRKEIIQAIQEIDDPNARGDRVRQSRREATRRGLKHIPGTNQFSDRFKIYYDKEVTQEEIDAFLNKENDSLYVAQLIAIYLKANLPEINVADFRHSGYLPEPLLNYLALLGWNPGDDVERFDRDFLIQRFDFDRVNKANSKFDRDKLRAFSADTLQKMDIPQLEAHLNNYLHTFHTLFQDAISDNMTLFAEAYRERLTTLADPVTAGHFFAQAPTDYNPKAAKKNLLKNEGEGLTHLNAIRAILADIDDWSPASLQNTLETYTADHNLKNMGSVAQPLRVALSGNAVTPPIDATLTILGKQQTLARIDACLTHFANQTTAP
- a CDS encoding type II toxin-antitoxin system TacA family antitoxin — translated: MTTSNARMEFRLSEEDKALLALAADHCSQSVSDFVRRVAVEAARQSLYENNLIAVTARDMDKLFKMAEQEATSEFKQGLNRFKHWQSTQDDH
- a CDS encoding glutamine--tRNA ligase/YqeY domain fusion protein codes for the protein MTQTEERALNFIEQAIEEHNRVGRFGGAVVTRFPPEPNGFLHIGHAKAICIDFGLAAKYGGRCHLRFDDTNPAKEEQAYIDAIREDVRWLGFDWGEHEYYASDYFEQLYLWAERLIEAGQAYVEDLSMEEIRAHRGTLTEPGRPSPYRDRSVEENLDLFRRMRAGEFPNGARVLRAKIDMASPNLNLRDPVMYRILHEAHPRTGDAWCLYPMYDWAHGQSDSIEGVTHSLCSLEFEAHRPLYEWFVERLGIHAPQQMEFARGNITYMITSKRKLRRLIDEGIVSGWDDPRMPTLRGMRRRGYTPEAIRRFWDEAGVAKRVNNIAFSKLESVLRDDLNKRSQRRMAVLDPIRVVITNYPEGQVEMMSVVNNPEDPGAGRREVPFSGALFIERDDFMEDPPKKFFRLGPGREVRLRSGYWIRCEDYVKDAEGKVTELRCTYDPQTRGGESPPADAEGKVRKVKGTLHWVSAAHAVDAEVRVYDHLFTRENPEEGELAENVNPDSLRVLTGCKLEPALSEAGVGEPVQFERLGYFTKDPDSSAGGLVFNRTATLKDSWAKAQKKG
- a CDS encoding PA0069 family radical SAM protein, with the protein product MSSGEDKLPAEDCSGSSGPRLRWRGRGSALNPGNRFEGREVEADGETLDADLAEQTGEAMARHGACLGGVLKDEGGRTLPLRVVETEVFEDDTKSILNRVNSPDLNFRWTLNPYRGCEHGCVYCYARPDHEYLGFSSGLDFETKIVAKPRAAALLRASLGRSSWIAEPIALSGDTDCYQPLEAKLRLTRACLEVMAEARQPVSVITKSRLVLRDVDLLSSLNRFGCVHVAVSLTTLDPRLSGLMEPRAASPAHRLETIRVLSEAGLPVAVMTAPVVPGLNDRELPSLLEAAAEAGARSAGYVLLRLPHQIKALFLDWLERDLPRSAQRIESLIRQTRGGRLYDSAFGVRGRGLGPVAEQIGALFAAMARKHGLDRGMPAYDPSHFRRPEKDGSQGRLF
- a CDS encoding GNAT family N-acetyltransferase encodes the protein MIIEPYASHDRSAFDCGHPDLNTYAARHLGQYERNRLAKHWVAVEQPNGPITGFYAISQHALDTQSLPHRIRKRLPRHPVPCSLLGRLAVDRRHQGRHLGEILLFHAFSTVLRASREIGTFALIVDAVDDNAANFYTRYGLVPLEHNPLRLMILTQTLLQHMTA